Part of the Archangium lipolyticum genome, AGAACCCAAGCAGGATCCCTCCACCATCAGTGTCATGGTCGATTACCTCCTGGCCCTGACCCAGATGCATCCGGCGTCTTCCCTCCTGGGCCTGATGGGAATCGGGTCGGAGCAGCAGCCCGCGCCCAAGCAGCAGAACCCCGCGCCCAAGCAGGCCACCCCGAAGGCGTCCGGTTCCACGAAGAACGCCTCGGAGATGCTGCCGTTGAAGGGCTACTCCAAGAAGCATGCGCGGATGTTTCTCGATGTCATCCTGACTGAGCCGATCGAGTCCGCGTTCCTCGTGCTGCTGCCCTACCTGCCGAAGGTCACCGTGATGACCTCGGGCTACCGCTCGGATGACGATCAGGCGCGGCTCATCCAGAAGTACTACGGCCGGCACAAGGGCAACCCGCTCGAGAAGGACGTCGAGAAGCAGCGCCAGTGGCTCGTGAAGAAGAAGGGGCTGAAGATCGCCCGGGTCGGCTCGAGCCCCCACCGCACCGGGCTGGCGTTCGACCTCTCCGGTGGCAGCATCGATGACATCAACGCCGCGGTGCAGAAGTGCGCCAGGGAGCAGGGCAGCAAGTTCCCCCTGCTCAACACCATCATCGAGAGGAAGCAGAACTGCCTGCACGTGAATCTGAAGCCGACCCTCACCAAGACCTCCTAGCGAGGATCGGCCTCGGGCCGGCGCTCACTTCTTCTGGAGCGCGGCCTGGGCGGGCTCGACCTGGAGCTCGCCCTGCACGACGGTGAGCTGCCCCTCCCGCACCGCGCAGGTGGCCTCCTCGGGGTACACAAGGTACACGGGGTTGAGCGTCTCCGGTCTGCCGGGCTTCAGCTCGCTGGTGGCCACCCGCGACTCCGGCTTCTTGCCGCTGTCGCTGTCGCTGTAGACGAGGCCGATGCCCAGGAAGGGCAGGGTGGGCAGCTTCACCTTCAGCCGGTAGCCGTTGCCACCGGGCAGCACCGCGCGCTCCACTCCGAGCGTCTCCTTGGGCGCCCCGAAGGCCGGGAACACCTTGCCATCGGCGATGCGGATGCTCCACTGCATGGGCTTCTGCGCCTCCGTGGGCGCGCCACAGCCGGTGAGCTGGTGGGGTGCCATCGGCGCCAGCCAGAGCTCCACGTGGTCGTCGTTGAGCCAGGTGGCGCTCGGGCCCGTCCACTTGTCATCGAGCACCTCGACGATGAGCGTGTCCTCCGCCACCAGCAGGGCCTTCAGGGAGGCGTCCTGTTGGTTGCCGAGTTGCTCCTTGCCCAGCAGGATGGCGTTCGCCCCGAGGTGGCACTCGCCTTCTCCGGAGCCCAGCCCGGTCTGCTTCCACCCCCCCTGGAGATAGGCCTCGTCCACCTTCACCTGGGGCAGGTACGGAAGGGTACGCTCTCCGAGCGAGGACTGGCCCGGCCGGCACTCGGAGGGAGCACGGACGACCTCGCCGCGCAGTGCCGCGTAATCCCAGAACTCTCCATCCTCTCTTTCCTGTCCGGAGGGGGAGACCCGGGTGGATTCATTGTTGTCGCTCATCAGGCGCAGCGGGGAGAGCTGTAGCACCCGCGTGGTGG contains:
- a CDS encoding LysM peptidoglycan-binding domain-containing protein, whose amino-acid sequence is MAPSDVVSAQALQGDPAVRELQMLLVRYGYMTDSQVQTGLGILGPKTREAVGRILAGKQKAAPISAPIPLAGKAADKAKGEGAIDTHFYIVQAGDSPEAIAKRLGVSTSQLEAHPRNAFMKERQKKGGYALQPGDRLAIPDKARPMIRKEEPKQDPSTISVMVDYLLALTQMHPASSLLGLMGIGSEQQPAPKQQNPAPKQATPKASGSTKNASEMLPLKGYSKKHARMFLDVILTEPIESAFLVLLPYLPKVTVMTSGYRSDDDQARLIQKYYGRHKGNPLEKDVEKQRQWLVKKKGLKIARVGSSPHRTGLAFDLSGGSIDDINAAVQKCAREQGSKFPLLNTIIERKQNCLHVNLKPTLTKTS